One Primulina huaijiensis isolate GDHJ02 chromosome 8, ASM1229523v2, whole genome shotgun sequence genomic region harbors:
- the LOC140982097 gene encoding protein FAR-RED ELONGATED HYPOCOTYL 3-like translates to MAKDLKEVMPDIFHGLCTWHLMQNGIKHLGNLMKDGSHFLTDFKRCMYGIGDETQFEEAWIVLLAQYNIHENTWLQSTYSIKEKWAACYTKKAFTLGMRSTQLSESINFDIKMCIKPDLDIMQFFKHFEQVLQNK, encoded by the coding sequence ATGGCAAAGGATTTGAAAGAGGTGATGCCTGATATATTCCATGGATTGTGCACATGGCACTTAATGCAAAATGGCATCAAGCACTTGGGAAACTTGATGAAGGATGGTTCTCATTTCTTAACTGATTTTAAGAGGTGCATGTATGGTATTGGTGATGAGACCCAGTTTGAGGAGGCATGGATTGTCCTACTAGCACAatataatattcatgaaaacacATGGCTACAATCCACTTACAGTATAAAAGAGAAATGGGCAGCTTGTTACACGAAGAAGGCTTTTACGCTTGGTATGAGGAGCACACAACTTAGTGAGAGCATCAATTTTGATATCAAGATGTGTATTAAGCCCGACTTAGACATAATGCAATTTTTTAAGCATTTCGAACAGGTCTTACAGAACAAATGA
- the LOC140982098 gene encoding protein FAR1-RELATED SEQUENCE 5-like, giving the protein MDCSSDIELKPKIGMKFDSLDETWKYWVEYGGKTGFGVRKHYFNKNKNTGFVTSYKYVCCKEGVRKQDKRDSLTLNPRVETRTNCKVRLGVTFDDGKYKVTEFIEEHNHPLHLQETVHMLAFQRNVTEVQAYEIDLAVDVGLKQKSTFQLMSGHAGGRDGLGYTMLDAKNYIRSKRQRNMVYGEVGCLMQYFQQQLSKNPSFYHANQMDVEEQITNVFWADAIMLIDYEYFGDVVSLDTTYCTNRAHRPLAIFSDFNHHRGAVILGAALLYDETAASFKWLFETFLEAHKQK; this is encoded by the coding sequence ATGGATTGTAGTTCAGATATTGAATTAAAACCTAAGATTGGTATGAAATTTGACAGCTTAGATGAGACTTGGAAGTATTGGGTTGAATATGGTGGAAAAACTGGATTTGGAGTTAGGAAGCATTATTTTAACAAGAACAAGAACACTGGCTTTGTAACTTCGTATAAATATGTTTGTTGCAAGGAGGGCGTTCGTAAACAAGACAAAAGAGATTCTTTGACACTCAATCCTCGGGTTGAGACTCGAACAAATTGTAAAGTAAGATTGGGAGTGACATTTGATGATGGTAAGTATAAAGTTACTGAATTTATCGAAGAGCATAATCACCCGCTTCATCTTCAAGAGACAGTTCACATGTTGGCTTTCCAACGTAATGTTACAGAAGTTCAGGCCTATGAGATTGATTTGGCAGTCGATGTTGGACTTAAACAGAAATCAACTTTTCAATTGATGAGTGGACATGCAGGAGGAAGAGATGGTCTCGGTTATACCATGTTGGACGCTAAAAACTATATTCGATCCAAAAGACAAAGAAATATGGTATATGGAGAAGTTGGTTGTCTGATGCAATattttcaacaacaattatctaAAAATCCATCATTTTATCATGCTAATCAGATGGATGTGGAGGAACAGATAACTAATGTTTTTTGGGCCGATGCAATTATGCTAATTGACTATGAGTACTTTGGTGATGTTGTGTCACTCGATACCACATATTGTACGAACCGTGCACACCGACCACTTGCTATCTTCTCAGATTTCAATCATCATAGAGGAGCGGTGATTTTAGGTGCAGCACTTTTGTATGATGAGACTGCAGCATCATTTAAATGGTTGTTTGAAACATTTTTAGAAGCACACAAGCAAAAATGA
- the LOC140982099 gene encoding uncharacterized protein, whose translation MNRNEREEEHHEDLRVEEPRRIPMLEYAQPSLDGARPSIVRPTFRANQFEIKPAIIQMIQNTVQFGGNALNDPNTHIADFLEICDTFKFNGVSDDAVRLRLFPFSLRDKAKSWLNCLPAGSITTWDDMAKTFLLKYFPPSKTMKLQADITTFSQFEQESLYEAWERYKDLLRRCPHHELTLGLVVQTFYYGLISSNRTMIDVAACRNLLRKTTEEGYELLEEMAASSYHPQSERNTQRRTARIHQVNDFSAVTSKLEALNRKIDSMNVNGTAMRLQEIFCEKCGGEHYVKDCQDSGPFYVNEEAPVNQLGIQNRPRNDPYSNTYNPGWRQHPNFSWGGQGSQTRPKGGQQYSKQPMYRHEPRDEKSNLEQMMSKFISSTETRLQNQDASIKGLENQIGQLAKMIASREPGTLPSNTETNPKEKVKAIELKSGKSKIVIPPPFPAALKKAKLDAQFGHLSKQEKIGGSHDALCDLGASINLMPFSVFRKLGLGEPKPTRMSLQLANRSVKYPRGVIEDVLVKVDKFIFPADFVVLDMEEDMQMPLILGRPFLATGKALIDVQEGKGPLEATLTTELGEDELDEEKAEIVAYFNANHPWRNPMKMQLEDLGERRDLTPPKSSIDDPPTLELKPLPPHLKCDGGQIVGSFESAQECICMEGDIYQRDQSISLHAQDLDGRQILTSCATSEKIESKDARGSEGRNN comes from the exons ATGAACAGGAACGAACGTGAGGAGGAGCATCACGAAGATCTAAGGGTCGAAGAGCCAAGGCGCATACCCATGCTTGAGTATGCGCAACCGTCGCTTGACGGGGCACGTCCAAGCATAGTGCGCCCAACTTTCAGGGCAAACCAGTTTGAGATCAAGCCAGCAATAATTCAAATGATCCAGAACACTGTCCAATTCGGGGGGAATGCGCTGAATGATCCGAACACTCACATCGCCGACTTCTTAGAAATTtgcgatacttttaaatttaatggagtttcaGATGATGCTGTTAGACTACGTTTATTTCCCTTCTCTTTGCGTGATAAAGCTAAATCTTGGTTGAATTGTTTGCCTGCAGGTTCAATCACAACTTGGGATGATATGGCCAAGACATTCCTCTTAAAGTACTTTCCTCCATCAAAAACCATGAAGCTGCAAGCGGACATAACCACCTTCTCTCAATTTGAGCAGGAGTCACTCTACGAGGCGTGGGAGCGCTACAAAGACTTATTGCgaagatgcccacatcatgagTTGACTCTTGGGTTAGTGGTCCAAACTTTTTACTATGGTTTAATTTCATCTAACCGAACCATGATAGATGTTGCGGCCTGCCGAAATCTGTTGAGGAAAACGACCGAAGAGGGGTATGAGTTACTAGAGGAGATGGCTGCTAGTAGCTATCACCCTCAATCCGAAAGGAACACTCAGCGAAGGACTGCAAGAATACACCAGGTAAATGACTTTTCAGCTGTCACTTCAAAATTAGAAGCACTCAACAGGAAAATAGACAGCATGAACGTAAACGGGACAGCGATGCGCCTGcaagagatattttgtgaaaaatgcggAGGGGAACACTATGTTAAAGACTGTCAGGACAGTGGTCCTTTCTATGTAAATGAGGAGGCACCAGTGAATCAATTGGGGATTCAAAACCGTCCGAGGAATGATCCTTATTCAAatacatataatcctggatggagacaacaccccaacttctcatggggtggCCAAGGCAGTCAGACGCGACCAAAAGGAGGACAGCAGTATAGTAAGCAACCGATGTATCGACATGAACCTCGAGATGAAAAATCAAACTTGGAGCAAATGATGTCTAAGTTTATTTCATCCACTGAAACTAGACTCCAAAACCAAGATGCATCGATAAAGGGACTCGAGAATCAGATTGGACAGTTAGCCAAAATGATAGCAAGTAGAGAGCCGGGCACCTTGCCTAGTAACACGGAGACTAATCCAAAAGAGAAAGTGAAGGCCATTGAGTTGAAGAGTGGAAAG TCTAAGATTGTTATCCCTCCACCTTTCCCTGCAGCATTGAAAAAAGCAAAACTAGATGCACAATTCG gaCATCTTAGCAAACAAGAGAAAATTGGAGGATCACATGACG cgttatgtgatcttggtgcaagtatTAACCTCATGCCTTTTTCTGTGTTCAGGAAACTTGGATTGGGAGAACCTAAGCCGACAAGGATGTCTTTACAACTGGCTAACAGATCTGTCAAGTATCCAAGAGGAGTGATTGAGGATGTGTTAGTTAAGGTGGACAAATTTATCTTTCCTGCAGATTTTGTGGTGCTCGACATGGAGGAGGATATGCAGATGCCTCTAATTTTGGGGAGACCGTTCCTTGCAACTGGCAAGGCTCTGATTGATGTGCAGGAAGGGAA GGGCCCTTTGGAGGCCACTCTCACTACTGAATTGGGAGAAGATGAATTGGATGAAGAAAAAGCTGAAATAGTGGCGTACTTTAATGCCAACCATCCATGGAGAAACCCAATGAAGATGCAACTGGAGGATTTAGGAGAGCGAAGAGATTTGACACCGCCAAAGTCAAGCATCGATGACCCACCAACACTTGAGCTAAAACCACTGCCTCCACACCTAAA ATGTGATGGAGGACAAATTGTTGGAAGTTTTGAAAGCGCACAAGAGTGCATTTGCATGGAAGGTGACATATATCAAAGGGATCAATCCATCAGTCTGCATGCACAAGATCTTGATGGAAGACAAATACTCACCTCTTGTGCAACCTCAGAGAAGATTGaatccaaagatgcaagaggtaGTGAAGGCCGAAACAATTAA